A genomic segment from Flammeovirga pectinis encodes:
- a CDS encoding tyrosine-type recombinase/integrase: MELQTKSSSRTNIKLSHIQIEGNKYIRIDFPWTDGIKTLIKTIPNRKWNEVLQCVYVPNTKAHLKSIIKTFKGICWIDSNAFYGYKPASYLSTEEKDTYKTLYIRYSRVKHAHIKEALLKMIDHLERRRYAYNTADAYLCVFSQFLYYFIETPILELDKTHIEQYLLHVVRDKKKSTSYQNQALNAIKFYFEKIVGMDTQYFHVDRPRKEEKLPNVLSKQEVISIINACKNLKHKAIIMLIYSAGLRISECVKLKITDVNSDRMTISISGGKGNKDRQTILSQKALEILREYFKIFKPKVYLFEGPKQKRYSMSSVQNIFKRAKVIAKMNKPATVHTLRHSFATHMLESGVDLRYIQTLLGHNSSKTTEIYTHVSTKVIQGFKSPLDEME; this comes from the coding sequence ATGGAATTACAAACAAAGTCATCATCAAGAACAAATATTAAGTTGAGTCATATTCAAATAGAAGGAAATAAATACATTAGAATTGATTTCCCATGGACTGATGGAATTAAAACATTGATAAAAACTATTCCAAATAGAAAATGGAATGAAGTTTTACAATGTGTTTATGTTCCAAATACAAAAGCTCATTTAAAAAGTATAATTAAAACATTTAAAGGTATTTGTTGGATAGATTCTAATGCATTTTATGGTTATAAGCCTGCATCTTATTTATCTACAGAAGAGAAGGATACTTATAAAACTTTATATATACGTTATAGTAGAGTGAAACATGCACATATTAAAGAAGCTTTATTAAAAATGATAGATCATTTAGAGCGTAGAAGATATGCTTATAATACTGCAGATGCTTATTTGTGTGTATTCTCTCAGTTTCTATATTATTTTATAGAAACACCAATTTTAGAATTAGATAAGACACATATAGAGCAGTATTTATTACATGTCGTAAGAGATAAAAAGAAGTCTACATCTTATCAGAATCAGGCTTTAAATGCAATTAAATTCTATTTTGAGAAGATTGTAGGTATGGATACTCAATATTTTCATGTAGATAGGCCTAGAAAAGAAGAAAAGCTACCTAATGTTTTATCAAAACAAGAAGTAATCTCTATAATAAATGCCTGTAAAAATCTTAAACACAAAGCAATTATAATGTTAATTTACTCTGCTGGTTTAAGGATTAGTGAATGTGTAAAGTTGAAAATTACAGATGTCAATTCAGATAGAATGACTATTTCGATTTCAGGAGGGAAGGGGAATAAAGATAGACAAACAATTCTATCTCAAAAGGCATTAGAAATTTTAAGAGAATATTTTAAAATATTTAAACCAAAGGTATATTTATTTGAGGGTCCTAAGCAAAAACGTTACAGTATGAGTAGTGTTCAGAATATTTTTAAGAGAGCAAAAGTTATTGCTAAAATGAATAAACCTGCAACAGTACATACATTACGACATAGTTTTGCCACTCACATGTTAGAAAGTGGTGTTGATTTACGTTATATTCAAACTTTACTTGGTCATAACTCAAGTAAAACAACTGAAATTTACACACACGTTTCCACTAAGGTCATCCAGGGGTTCAAGTCTCCTCTTGACGAGATGGAATAA
- a CDS encoding ribosomal maturation YjgA family protein: MENHYLRNRKLYIIIIAFIIVIGLLTRSKFLNTLIYSGVGDYLYALMIYFIVGFVFNKKDSRWILIYSVFICYLIELQQLYQADWIVNLRTNRFVALVLGRGFLMSDLFAYTIGTLTGYFLEKSFSKMGKST; encoded by the coding sequence TTGGAGAATCATTATTTAAGAAATAGAAAGTTATACATTATAATAATTGCTTTTATAATTGTAATAGGTCTATTAACTCGTAGTAAATTTTTAAATACACTTATTTACAGCGGAGTAGGAGATTACCTTTATGCATTGATGATTTATTTTATTGTTGGCTTTGTCTTTAATAAGAAAGATTCGAGATGGATTTTAATATATAGCGTATTTATTTGTTATTTAATTGAGCTCCAACAACTGTATCAGGCAGATTGGATTGTCAATTTAAGGACAAACAGATTTGTAGCACTAGTATTGGGGCGTGGTTTTTTAATGAGTGATTTATTTGCATATACTATTGGAACTTTAACTGGATATTTTTTAGAAAAATCATTTTCAAAAATGGGCAAATCAACTTAA
- a CDS encoding phytanoyl-CoA dioxygenase family protein — MNYKKNKIELEENGYSVLADLYSDNELSEILACIENAEQDGNSFMKTKDLFAIRQLIKNVPELSSLLFNRKLIDLISNLSESQYFLTKAIYFDKPSESNWFVAYHQDLSISVNQKADLENYVNWTFKKGQFGVQPPIEILKDTITIRIHLDKTDKNNGALKVIPKSHLNGIIRADSKDWNLENEFICEVEKGGVMLMKPLTLHASNRTTNGKKRRVIHLEFNRHNLTEPLAWLEHYGIKKASTQQFV; from the coding sequence ATGAATTACAAAAAGAATAAAATAGAACTTGAAGAAAATGGATATTCAGTATTAGCTGACTTGTATTCAGACAACGAATTAAGCGAAATTTTAGCTTGTATCGAAAATGCTGAACAGGACGGAAATTCGTTTATGAAAACAAAGGACTTGTTTGCAATTAGACAATTAATTAAAAATGTGCCTGAATTAAGTAGTCTCTTGTTTAACAGAAAACTGATTGATTTAATTTCTAACCTTTCCGAATCCCAATATTTCCTGACAAAAGCCATTTATTTTGACAAACCAAGCGAATCGAATTGGTTCGTTGCTTATCACCAAGATTTGAGCATATCAGTTAATCAAAAAGCCGATTTGGAAAATTATGTGAATTGGACTTTTAAAAAAGGACAATTCGGAGTTCAACCACCGATTGAGATTTTAAAAGACACAATAACCATTCGAATTCATTTGGACAAAACGGACAAAAATAATGGAGCTTTAAAAGTAATTCCGAAATCTCACTTAAATGGAATAATTCGTGCTGACTCAAAAGATTGGAATTTAGAAAATGAATTTATCTGTGAAGTAGAAAAAGGTGGAGTAATGTTAATGAAACCTCTGACTTTACATGCTTCGAATAGAACCACAAACGGAAAGAAAAGGCGAGTAATACATTTAGAGTTTAATCGACATAATCTAACCGAACCGCTGGCTTGGTTGGAACATTATGGAATAAAAAAAGCCAGCACACAACAATTTGTATAG
- a CDS encoding IS91 family transposase, whose product MKPKIEIAEILHSQSFWRHSTQFLATQKKDLHAMTLCRTAKLGRHIDHCGNCKEIRISYNSCRNRNCPKCQATYREKWITKREEEVLNVPYFHTVFTIPHVLNDLCLHNPEKMYTLLFKATWNTLKTFGESTLKGEMGMIAVLHTWGQNLSLHPHLHCIIPGGALVNGKHWKGSDKTGKYLFSAKGLAKMFRAKLLALIRKDAHLYSFFTAEIARKCFEKEWVVYAKRPFGGAKQIIEYLGRYTHKTAISNHRLLHYSDKKVTFSYKDYRNGAKKNEMTLSDVEFIRRYTQHLLPKGFRRIRHFGFYNGAIKKVKIEKIRKSIGQETPKIKEWDWIKLSKEKLGYDPLLCTCCGKREMVIMPRFASQRAPPNQQNVTENNLK is encoded by the coding sequence ATGAAACCAAAAATTGAGATTGCTGAGATTCTTCATTCTCAATCTTTTTGGAGGCATTCTACTCAATTTCTGGCTACACAAAAAAAGGATTTACACGCCATGACTTTATGTAGAACGGCAAAACTTGGTAGACATATTGATCATTGTGGAAACTGTAAGGAAATCCGCATCTCTTATAATAGTTGCAGGAATAGAAACTGCCCTAAATGTCAGGCAACCTATAGAGAAAAATGGATTACAAAAAGAGAAGAAGAAGTCTTAAATGTACCTTATTTTCATACTGTTTTTACTATTCCGCATGTGCTAAATGACCTCTGTTTACACAACCCCGAAAAGATGTATACTCTTCTTTTCAAGGCGACTTGGAATACCCTTAAAACTTTTGGAGAAAGTACACTCAAGGGTGAAATGGGCATGATTGCAGTACTGCATACTTGGGGACAAAACTTAAGTTTGCACCCTCACCTGCATTGCATTATTCCAGGTGGTGCATTAGTAAATGGAAAACATTGGAAAGGAAGTGACAAAACAGGAAAATACCTTTTCAGTGCTAAAGGACTTGCTAAAATGTTTAGAGCGAAACTTTTAGCATTAATACGAAAAGATGCTCATTTATATTCTTTTTTCACTGCTGAAATAGCTAGAAAATGTTTTGAAAAAGAATGGGTCGTCTATGCAAAAAGACCTTTTGGCGGTGCAAAACAAATCATTGAATACTTAGGGAGATATACCCATAAAACTGCCATCTCTAATCATAGATTATTGCACTATTCTGACAAGAAAGTCACCTTCTCTTACAAAGATTACAGAAATGGTGCGAAGAAAAATGAAATGACGCTTTCGGATGTAGAATTCATTAGAAGATATACGCAACATCTACTTCCAAAAGGGTTTAGAAGAATCAGACATTTTGGCTTTTACAATGGAGCAATCAAGAAAGTAAAGATTGAAAAAATAAGAAAATCAATCGGACAAGAAACTCCGAAAATAAAAGAATGGGATTGGATTAAACTGTCAAAAGAAAAACTAGGGTATGATCCTCTTTTATGTACTTGTTGTGGTAAAAGAGAGATGGTTATAATGCCTCGATTTGCTTCTCAAAGAGCTCCACCAAATCAGCAGAATGTAACGGAAAACAATTTAAAGTAA
- a CDS encoding copper resistance protein NlpE produces MRNILFLSVLLISFFSCAPQSESVIGKYKGMIPCADCSGIKTGIVLTKDSTFMLTSEYMGKSDRIKMERGSFTVENNIVKLKGRKHGAFLYLFTNGNLQQLDSKGNKISSKMSDMYILERQ; encoded by the coding sequence ATGCGTAACATATTATTTTTATCCGTTTTACTTATTTCATTTTTCTCTTGTGCACCACAAAGTGAATCCGTTATAGGGAAATACAAAGGTATGATCCCATGTGCAGATTGTTCTGGAATTAAAACAGGTATTGTACTTACAAAAGATTCAACTTTTATGTTAACATCTGAATACATGGGTAAATCTGATAGAATAAAAATGGAGAGAGGCTCTTTTACTGTAGAAAATAATATAGTGAAATTAAAAGGTAGAAAACACGGAGCATTCTTATACTTATTTACTAATGGAAATTTGCAACAACTTGATTCAAAAGGAAATAAAATAAGTAGCAAAATGTCGGATATGTATATTTTGGAACGCCAATAA
- a CDS encoding NADAR family protein, translating into MEAKYSLEWLKIKEESNTSIKFLFFWGHTQNHKEEVGNFCFSQWYESSFTIKGITYLTTEHWMMAEKARLFGDEIVYQQIINCQKPGEAKDLGRQVKNFDEEVWKKYRYEIVKIGNIYKFTEHKKMGEYLLNTQSRVLVEASPVDTIWGIGLTKDSDSSRNVHFWRGLNLLGFALMETRDFIKDNGFEIPPSLDLTSSLNY; encoded by the coding sequence ATGGAAGCAAAATATTCTCTTGAATGGCTAAAAATTAAAGAGGAATCAAATACGTCAATAAAGTTTTTATTCTTTTGGGGTCATACACAAAATCATAAAGAAGAAGTAGGAAACTTTTGTTTTAGTCAATGGTATGAAAGCTCTTTTACAATAAAAGGTATTACTTACTTGACTACCGAACATTGGATGATGGCCGAAAAAGCTAGATTATTTGGCGATGAAATAGTGTATCAACAAATCATTAATTGTCAAAAACCTGGAGAAGCAAAAGATCTAGGTAGACAAGTAAAAAACTTTGACGAAGAGGTATGGAAAAAGTATCGTTATGAGATTGTAAAAATTGGCAATATTTATAAATTTACTGAACATAAGAAAATGGGAGAATATCTTCTAAATACGCAATCAAGAGTATTGGTTGAAGCTAGTCCTGTAGATACAATTTGGGGTATTGGTTTAACAAAAGATAGTGATTCTTCCAGAAATGTCCACTTTTGGCGAGGCTTAAATTTATTAGGCTTTGCATTAATGGAAACAAGAGATTTTATAAAAGATAATGGATTTGAAATACCTCCATCTTTAGATTTAACATCTTCTCTTAATTATTAA
- the ltrA gene encoding group II intron reverse transcriptase/maturase: MIEKVVSKVNMYNAYKRVFSNGGGAGVDGMTLVRLHFHLNKTWPIKKQLLLEGRFLPQPIKGVEIPKPNGKKRLLGIPTVEDRLIQQAMLQVLSPIFDKDFSTHSYGFRPNKSAHQALQTSLAYINNGYQKIIDIDLKSFFDEVDHSILLELVYRKVKCSMVMKLLRKFLRAPILIQGKLQKRRKGVPQGGPLSPLLSNIVLHELDQILEARGLLFIRFADDFSIYTKSAKAAKRVGNSIYCFLKEHLKLPINREKSGLRKPHQFEVLGYTFVPSYKKGAKGKFQLVAKQKAWERLKYSLKEVTCKTKPMRFDERIKKLLEVQRGWVNYFKLGSIKLKLKKLDEWLRNRLRYCIWHDWKKPERKRKNLIRLGIPQGQAYAWSRTRKGGWAVAQSPILNTTITLGRLRQRGYISMIDIYTKTTEK, translated from the coding sequence ATGATAGAAAAAGTTGTATCAAAAGTAAACATGTATAACGCTTATAAGCGTGTTTTTAGTAATGGCGGTGGTGCTGGTGTCGATGGAATGACCCTCGTTAGATTGCACTTTCACCTTAACAAGACATGGCCTATCAAAAAGCAACTTCTACTAGAAGGTCGGTTTCTTCCACAACCTATAAAAGGTGTGGAAATTCCAAAACCTAATGGCAAGAAGCGACTTCTTGGTATTCCTACTGTTGAGGATCGACTTATTCAACAAGCAATGCTCCAGGTATTATCTCCTATTTTTGATAAAGATTTTTCTACACATAGTTATGGATTTAGACCCAATAAAAGTGCACATCAAGCACTTCAAACATCACTAGCTTATATCAATAATGGCTATCAGAAAATTATAGATATTGATCTGAAAAGTTTCTTCGACGAAGTAGATCATAGTATTTTACTAGAACTAGTCTATAGAAAAGTAAAATGCTCAATGGTCATGAAATTACTTCGAAAGTTTCTAAGAGCTCCTATTTTAATTCAAGGGAAATTACAGAAAAGACGAAAAGGTGTTCCTCAAGGAGGCCCATTAAGTCCGTTACTTTCTAATATTGTCTTACATGAATTGGATCAAATTCTAGAAGCTAGAGGTTTACTTTTTATACGATTTGCTGATGATTTCAGTATCTACACAAAGTCTGCAAAAGCAGCCAAACGTGTAGGAAATAGTATCTATTGTTTTCTAAAAGAACATCTAAAACTTCCAATAAATAGAGAGAAAAGTGGGCTAAGGAAACCGCATCAATTTGAGGTACTCGGCTACACTTTTGTTCCTAGTTATAAGAAGGGTGCTAAAGGGAAATTTCAGTTAGTGGCAAAACAAAAAGCATGGGAAAGATTGAAATATTCTCTAAAAGAGGTCACTTGTAAAACCAAACCTATGCGTTTTGACGAACGCATCAAGAAACTTCTAGAAGTGCAACGTGGATGGGTGAATTATTTTAAGCTAGGAAGCATCAAGTTGAAACTTAAAAAGTTAGACGAATGGCTTCGAAATAGGCTTCGTTACTGCATTTGGCACGACTGGAAGAAACCCGAACGTAAGCGTAAAAACTTAATCCGTTTAGGTATTCCTCAAGGTCAGGCATATGCATGGAGTCGAACGCGAAAAGGTGGTTGGGCTGTAGCTCAAAGTCCTATTCTTAACACAACAATTACGTTGGGTAGGTTAAGACAAAGAGGCTACATTTCTATGATAGATATTTACACTAAGACAACCGAAAAGTAG
- a CDS encoding NADase-type glycan-binding domain-containing protein, which translates to MRKLLFILIIELLGLNYCIAQENELKVIYSKIAKPSDDEYVSKLIDQINGEFWGYHSGLIGTASASSTLKENENLNYSVNNLSDLNLTTAWVEGEEGNGIGESFSFQFNWKNSYEGYGKVYCFSGIIEVFNGYCKSEKLWLENGRIKQLKMYLNNYPVCLIELSDSWQYQKVNIQEFFKSEYNLNGKFTLKDNDVLKFEIIELYPGTKYNDVCLSEFVFESPAN; encoded by the coding sequence TTGAGAAAACTATTATTCATATTAATAATTGAACTATTAGGTTTAAACTATTGTATTGCTCAGGAAAATGAGTTGAAAGTAATCTATTCTAAAATAGCAAAACCTTCAGATGATGAATATGTTTCAAAACTTATAGATCAAATCAATGGCGAATTTTGGGGTTATCATTCTGGTTTAATTGGGACTGCTTCCGCTAGTTCAACTTTAAAAGAAAATGAAAATCTAAATTATTCAGTTAATAACTTATCTGATTTGAACTTAACAACAGCATGGGTTGAAGGAGAAGAAGGTAATGGAATCGGAGAAAGTTTTTCATTTCAGTTCAATTGGAAAAACTCATATGAAGGTTATGGTAAAGTTTATTGCTTCTCAGGAATAATTGAAGTTTTTAACGGTTATTGTAAGTCTGAAAAGTTGTGGTTAGAAAATGGAAGAATAAAACAATTAAAGATGTATCTTAATAACTATCCTGTTTGTCTTATTGAACTTTCAGATAGTTGGCAATATCAAAAAGTGAATATTCAAGAATTTTTTAAAAGCGAATATAATCTAAATGGAAAATTCACATTAAAAGACAATGACGTCTTAAAATTCGAAATTATAGAACTGTACCCTGGAACCAAATACAATGATGTCTGTTTATCAGAATTTGTTTTTGAAAGTCCAGCAAATTAA
- a CDS encoding DUF2116 family Zn-ribbon domain-containing protein gives MIHKTCLACNTKIIKGRSDRKFCSESCRATYNYNLRKVKNNGITIHQEILKKNNKILKQLVPNGHGTIRKKLASELGYNFNYFTHFYKTNKGIYYFCYDFGFQPITKGSAEKMLVVQWQNYMERQQFDPWSRVVK, from the coding sequence ATGATACATAAGACTTGCTTAGCTTGTAATACAAAAATTATTAAAGGACGAAGTGACAGGAAATTTTGCTCAGAATCTTGCCGAGCAACCTATAACTATAACCTGCGTAAGGTTAAAAATAATGGTATAACTATACATCAAGAAATCTTAAAGAAAAACAATAAGATCCTTAAACAGCTTGTTCCAAATGGACATGGTACAATCCGTAAAAAATTAGCAAGCGAATTAGGATATAATTTCAACTATTTCACTCACTTCTATAAAACGAATAAGGGAATTTATTATTTCTGCTACGACTTTGGTTTCCAACCGATCACTAAAGGTAGTGCCGAGAAAATGTTGGTTGTACAGTGGCAGAATTATATGGAAAGACAACAATTTGACCCTTGGTCAAGAGTTGTAAAGTAA
- a CDS encoding tyrosine-type recombinase/integrase has product MFDQVYQNMTLSGKSSSTFQNYIRTIASISLYFKKIPLELSDDQINDYLLLLKEKQNTSYTIFKHYVYALRYVFRLSDRDDRAIQLPSLKRNDTIPDILSVEECKIIFKTPKYLKHRVLFALTYSAGLRIREVARLKVADLDFDRMTIYIRDTKYSKNRIVPLSKTMKVGLEKYLKHVRPKLWLFEGYDSNKHLATNSIGSLFRETLKKTNIKKRVTIHTLRHTYATHCIEMGMDPFTLKELLGHEALQTTMLYLNLATVKKSNSFSPFDKIYETKN; this is encoded by the coding sequence ATGTTTGATCAAGTGTATCAAAACATGACACTCAGTGGAAAATCTTCTTCTACTTTTCAAAACTACATCCGTACTATCGCTAGTATCTCATTGTATTTTAAAAAGATTCCACTTGAACTTTCCGACGATCAAATTAATGATTATCTGCTTCTTCTCAAAGAAAAACAAAACACTTCTTACACAATCTTTAAACATTATGTCTATGCTTTAAGATATGTCTTTAGATTAAGTGACAGAGATGATCGGGCCATACAATTACCCTCTTTGAAACGAAATGATACTATCCCTGATATTCTCTCTGTGGAAGAATGTAAAATCATTTTCAAAACACCTAAATATTTAAAACACCGTGTGTTATTTGCTTTAACCTACTCAGCAGGACTCAGAATAAGAGAAGTCGCCCGACTTAAAGTAGCTGATTTAGATTTTGATCGTATGACAATATATATACGCGATACAAAATACAGTAAGAATAGAATTGTTCCTCTCTCTAAAACTATGAAAGTTGGATTAGAAAAGTATCTAAAACACGTAAGACCAAAGTTATGGTTATTTGAAGGATACGACTCCAATAAACACTTGGCTACAAATTCCATCGGATCATTATTCAGAGAAACTTTGAAGAAAACCAATATCAAAAAAAGAGTAACCATTCATACTTTAAGACATACCTATGCTACACATTGTATTGAAATGGGCATGGATCCTTTTACTTTAAAAGAACTTTTGGGGCATGAAGCTTTACAAACAACCATGCTTTACCTCAATCTAGCTACCGTAAAAAAATCCAATTCCTTTTCTCCTTTTGATAAAATCTATGAAACCAAAAATTGA